The Chloroflexota bacterium genome window below encodes:
- the rsmA gene encoding 16S rRNA (adenine(1518)-N(6)/adenine(1519)-N(6))-dimethyltransferase RsmA translates to MSFLAQARAETRAAAASQTAAGRLLGGMGLQPRKGLGQHFLVSPSVLERIAGAAGIAPGDTVAEAGPDLGALTEALARRAGRVIALEIDAALCEALQAHFAGHPHVQVIHADALDAPLDALVPAGEPYKMVANLPYYAATAIIRRFLEAAHKPSVVVATVQREVAQGMAAPEGKRGLLGVATQFYGSPRIVTLVRPGSFHPPPKVTSAVVRIDVHPSPPVAVPSEDAFFALVRAGFAAPRKQLRGGLAHALRLPSAEVERALTACGVDPTRRAETLSMPEWAALCRAGVEAGWSL, encoded by the coding sequence ATGAGCTTTCTCGCACAGGCACGCGCCGAGACCCGCGCCGCCGCCGCATCGCAGACCGCCGCCGGGCGACTGCTCGGCGGCATGGGCCTGCAGCCCCGCAAGGGCCTCGGCCAGCACTTCCTCGTCTCGCCCAGCGTCCTCGAGCGCATCGCCGGCGCCGCCGGCATCGCCCCGGGCGACACCGTCGCCGAGGCCGGGCCCGACCTCGGCGCGCTGACGGAGGCGCTCGCCCGGCGCGCCGGCCGCGTCATCGCCCTGGAGATCGACGCCGCCCTCTGCGAGGCCCTCCAGGCGCACTTCGCCGGCCACCCCCACGTGCAGGTCATCCACGCCGACGCCCTCGATGCCCCCCTCGACGCCCTCGTGCCCGCCGGCGAGCCCTACAAGATGGTCGCCAACCTCCCCTACTACGCCGCCACCGCCATCATCCGCCGCTTCCTGGAGGCCGCGCACAAGCCGAGCGTTGTCGTCGCGACGGTGCAGCGCGAGGTCGCGCAGGGCATGGCCGCGCCGGAGGGCAAGCGCGGCCTGCTAGGCGTCGCGACGCAGTTCTATGGCAGCCCGCGCATCGTGACCCTCGTGCGCCCCGGCTCGTTCCACCCGCCGCCCAAGGTCACGTCGGCCGTCGTCCGCATCGACGTCCACCCGTCACCGCCCGTCGCCGTGCCGTCGGAGGACGCCTTCTTCGCGCTGGTCCGCGCCGGGTTCGCCGCGCCGAGGAAGCAGCTCCGCGGCGGCCTCGCCCACGCACTGCGGCTGCCGTCGGCGGAGGTCGAGCGCGCGCTCACAGCATGCGGTGTCGACCCGACGCGGCGAGCTGAAACGCTGTCGATGCCCGAGTGGGCGGCTCTGTGCCGCGCCGGAGTGGAGGCCGGATGGAGCCTTTGA
- a CDS encoding ABC transporter substrate-binding protein, with product MAALCGVLLFGGCESETPAPGTETQEEIVERLRRNADRFEYDIGTYGGTITYATISEPLTFNLVLANDAGSSGYLGYVFEGLTETSWLNDAIEPALAESWERSDDGLEWTFHLRRDVTWHDGEPFTARDVDFTFNRIIYNDDIPTTAREAFTFNYIDDATGEWTEGRMTVAALDDYTVRFVLPVPFAPYLRSMGYAIYPEHVLGPHVDAGTFEEVWDIDTDPSEVIGTGPFTIASYTPKERLTLNRNPAYWMQDRDGNSLPYLDEIVYLIVEELEQELALFQEGIADAHGVLGEEYPTIEPLQEDGNFTVYARGPGFGTTFLTFNVHPGMNPDGEAYVRSEARAWFENQEFRQAVAHSVDKDAIIEEALGGLGYPQWSSISPATGDFHNPETRRYAYDLDAANDLLDGLGWVDSDGDGVREDGAGVPISFTMVTNEGNTVREHASSIIQQGMQAIGLGVDLQLIDFGELVGQLTATYDWEAVVIGFTGGSDPYGGITFWHSDADFHLWYPNQPEPATSWEAEIDDLYTSASQELDHDERVRLYHRAQEIAAEQVPVIYTALSERLSAVRNVFGNVTPTLYGLWDDRYVYRTDS from the coding sequence GTGGCTGCATTGTGCGGCGTGTTGTTGTTCGGTGGTTGCGAGAGCGAGACCCCCGCGCCCGGGACCGAGACGCAGGAGGAGATCGTCGAGCGGTTGCGCCGCAATGCCGACCGGTTCGAGTACGACATCGGCACGTATGGCGGTACGATCACCTACGCCACAATCTCGGAGCCGCTGACCTTCAACCTCGTGCTCGCGAACGACGCGGGCTCGTCAGGCTACCTCGGCTACGTGTTCGAGGGCCTGACCGAGACCTCCTGGCTGAACGACGCCATCGAACCGGCCCTCGCCGAGTCGTGGGAGCGCTCCGATGACGGCCTGGAATGGACGTTCCATCTGCGCCGGGATGTGACCTGGCACGACGGCGAGCCGTTCACGGCCCGCGATGTGGATTTCACCTTCAACCGCATCATCTACAACGACGACATCCCCACGACGGCCCGCGAGGCCTTCACCTTCAACTACATCGACGATGCGACGGGCGAGTGGACGGAGGGGCGGATGACCGTCGCCGCGCTGGACGACTACACCGTGCGGTTCGTGCTGCCCGTCCCATTTGCGCCGTACCTCCGCTCGATGGGCTACGCTATCTACCCGGAGCACGTGCTCGGCCCGCACGTCGATGCAGGCACGTTCGAGGAGGTCTGGGACATCGACACGGACCCGTCGGAAGTAATCGGCACCGGTCCCTTCACCATCGCCAGCTACACACCCAAGGAACGGCTTACGCTCAACCGAAACCCGGCCTACTGGATGCAGGACAGGGACGGCAACAGCCTCCCCTACCTGGACGAGATCGTCTACCTCATCGTCGAGGAGCTTGAGCAGGAACTGGCGCTCTTCCAGGAGGGCATTGCGGATGCACACGGGGTGCTGGGCGAGGAGTATCCCACGATCGAGCCCCTCCAGGAGGACGGCAACTTCACCGTCTACGCGCGCGGCCCCGGCTTCGGCACCACGTTCCTCACGTTCAACGTGCATCCGGGCATGAATCCGGACGGCGAGGCCTACGTGCGTTCCGAGGCGCGGGCTTGGTTTGAGAATCAGGAGTTCCGGCAGGCCGTCGCGCACAGCGTGGACAAGGACGCCATCATTGAGGAAGCCCTCGGCGGCCTCGGCTACCCGCAGTGGTCGTCCATCAGCCCCGCGACGGGGGACTTCCACAACCCCGAGACTCGGCGGTACGCGTACGACCTCGACGCGGCGAACGACCTGCTCGACGGCCTCGGCTGGGTCGACTCGGACGGAGACGGCGTCCGCGAGGACGGCGCGGGGGTGCCAATCTCCTTCACGATGGTGACCAACGAGGGCAACACCGTTCGTGAGCACGCTTCAAGCATTATCCAGCAGGGAATGCAGGCCATCGGTCTTGGCGTCGACCTGCAGCTTATCGACTTCGGTGAACTGGTCGGGCAGCTGACGGCGACCTATGACTGGGAGGCGGTCGTCATCGGCTTCACCGGCGGCTCGGACCCGTACGGCGGCATCACCTTTTGGCACAGCGACGCCGACTTCCACCTCTGGTACCCCAACCAGCCCGAACCCGCGACATCGTGGGAGGCGGAGATCGATGACCTGTACACCTCGGCCAGCCAGGAACTCGACCACGACGAGCGGGTGCGGCTGTACCACCGGGCGCAGGAGATCGCGGCGGAGCAGGTCCCGGTCATTTACACCGCGCTCTCGGAGCGGCTGAGTGCGGTGCGAAACGTCTTCGGCAACGTCACGCCCACGCTCTACGGGCTGTGGGACGACCGCTACGTCTACCGTACGGACAGCTAG
- a CDS encoding type II toxin-antitoxin system RelE/ParE family toxin — protein sequence MGFSVQIKGSAARELAALPKVARTRIADAIDGLSERPYAGRRLKGDLRGLRRIRVGGYRVIYEVQDEVLVVLVIRVAHRREAYR from the coding sequence GTGGGCTTTTCGGTACAGATTAAGGGAAGCGCGGCCAGGGAACTGGCAGCGCTCCCCAAAGTTGCGCGGACTCGAATAGCTGACGCAATCGACGGCCTCAGTGAGCGCCCATACGCGGGCAGACGGCTCAAAGGCGACCTGCGGGGTCTTCGCCGCATTCGCGTCGGCGGCTACCGCGTCATCTACGAGGTCCAGGATGAAGTGCTTGTTGTCCTCGTCATCCGGGTCGCCCACCGCCGGGAGGCTTACCGCTAA
- a CDS encoding ribbon-helix-helix protein, CopG family, whose translation MTQITARVPEELAQALDAAAAQLRRSRAEVVRQALERYLEDFDDLAVALERLSDPADPVLDWDEVKRGLFGTD comes from the coding sequence ATGACGCAGATCACAGCCCGCGTGCCCGAGGAACTGGCACAGGCTCTGGACGCGGCCGCCGCGCAGCTTCGACGGAGCCGTGCAGAGGTGGTCCGCCAGGCGCTTGAACGCTACTTGGAAGACTTTGACGACCTTGCTGTCGCACTGGAACGCCTCAGCGACCCTGCAGACCCTGTATTGGACTGGGATGAGGTAAAGCGTGGGCTTTTCGGTACAGATTAA
- a CDS encoding UTP--glucose-1-phosphate uridylyltransferase, which translates to MDVRKAVIPAAGLGTRQLPTSKAVPKELLPLIDRPMLHYIVEEALDAGLSQMVIVTSQGKDAMANYFDPAPQLEELLGRRGETSLAAAMRRVREEAEFIFVRQHQQLGLGHAVYTARNAVGDEPFAVMLPDDVIGGGEAPAIGELLDTATTHDASVIAVEQVPPERISSYGVVAPGEADGDAIRVLGMVEKPPAAEAPSDLGIVGRYVLTPEVFGAMERVTPGAGGELQLTDGIALLLEEQPVYARRFTGTRYDAGNPMGMLRASVSLALRRPDLGPAFRAWLENELNNT; encoded by the coding sequence ATGGACGTGCGCAAGGCGGTGATTCCGGCGGCGGGGCTTGGGACCCGGCAGCTGCCGACGTCCAAGGCCGTGCCCAAGGAGCTGCTGCCCCTCATCGACCGGCCGATGCTCCACTACATCGTGGAGGAGGCGCTGGACGCCGGGCTGTCGCAGATGGTCATCGTGACGTCACAGGGCAAGGACGCGATGGCCAACTACTTCGACCCGGCGCCGCAGCTAGAGGAGCTGCTGGGGCGCAGGGGGGAGACGTCTCTGGCGGCGGCCATGCGGCGGGTGCGGGAGGAGGCCGAGTTCATCTTTGTGCGGCAGCACCAGCAGCTCGGGCTGGGGCACGCCGTCTACACGGCGCGCAACGCCGTCGGCGACGAACCCTTCGCCGTCATGCTGCCGGACGACGTCATCGGCGGCGGCGAGGCCCCCGCCATCGGCGAGCTGCTCGACACGGCGACGACGCACGACGCGTCGGTCATCGCCGTCGAGCAGGTGCCGCCGGAGCGGATCAGCAGCTACGGCGTCGTCGCGCCCGGCGAGGCCGACGGCGACGCCATCCGGGTGCTCGGCATGGTGGAGAAGCCGCCGGCCGCAGAGGCGCCCTCGGACCTGGGCATCGTCGGGCGGTACGTGCTTACGCCGGAGGTGTTCGGCGCGATGGAGCGGGTCACCCCCGGCGCGGGCGGCGAACTGCAGCTTACCGACGGCATCGCGCTGCTGCTGGAGGAGCAGCCGGTGTACGCGCGGCGGTTCACCGGCACGCGCTACGACGCGGGCAACCCGATGGGAATGCTGCGGGCGTCGGTGTCGCTGGCGCTGCGGCGGCCCGACCTCGGCCCCGCCTTCCGGGCGTGGCTGGAAAACGAACTGAACAACACCTAG
- a CDS encoding NAD(P)-dependent oxidoreductase, which translates to MDVGFIGLGAMGRHMARHLQTAGHTMIVHDIRREAATPYLEAGANWGETPREVAQAAEVVFTSLPGPADVESVAVGTDGIIAGSSSGQVYVDLSTNSPVLTRRLHAEFAEKGVRMLDCPVSGGTVGAEAATLALLVGGDKDLYEELLPVLQCIGDKPFYCGPAGAGQVCKLVNNYISLSVQPLLAEAFSIGVKAGVDAGTLYEAIVRSTGNTQTMQRRYPTGLLKGNFAPGFTVNLGRKDLTLGLQLAEDFGVPVQFGPIALGEYAASAERDRGLLDTGSVALMQEERAGVEIRADIKPR; encoded by the coding sequence ATGGACGTGGGATTCATCGGCCTTGGAGCGATGGGGCGGCACATGGCGCGGCACCTGCAGACGGCAGGCCACACCATGATCGTGCACGACATCCGGCGCGAGGCGGCGACGCCCTACCTGGAAGCCGGCGCGAACTGGGGCGAAACACCAAGAGAGGTGGCGCAGGCGGCAGAGGTGGTGTTCACGTCGCTGCCGGGGCCGGCGGACGTCGAGTCCGTGGCCGTGGGAACGGACGGCATCATCGCGGGGTCGTCGAGCGGGCAGGTGTACGTCGACCTCTCCACCAACTCGCCCGTCCTGACGCGGCGGCTGCACGCCGAGTTCGCCGAGAAGGGCGTCCGGATGCTGGACTGCCCGGTGAGCGGCGGCACGGTGGGCGCGGAGGCGGCGACGCTCGCGCTCCTCGTCGGCGGCGACAAGGACCTGTACGAGGAGCTGCTGCCGGTGCTGCAGTGCATCGGCGACAAGCCCTTCTACTGCGGGCCCGCCGGCGCGGGGCAGGTGTGCAAGCTCGTCAACAACTACATCTCGCTCTCGGTGCAACCGCTGCTGGCCGAGGCCTTTTCCATCGGCGTGAAGGCGGGCGTGGACGCGGGCACGCTGTACGAGGCCATCGTCCGGAGCACGGGCAACACGCAGACGATGCAGCGCCGCTACCCGACCGGGCTCCTCAAGGGCAATTTTGCGCCCGGGTTCACGGTGAACCTGGGCCGCAAGGACCTGACGCTGGGGCTGCAGCTCGCCGAGGATTTTGGGGTTCCGGTGCAGTTTGGGCCGATAGCGCTCGGCGAGTACGCGGCGTCGGCGGAGCGCGACCGCGGGCTGCTGGACACCGGCTCCGTCGCGCTGATGCAGGAGGAGCGCGCGGGCGTCGAGATCCGCGCGGACATCAAGCCGCGGTAG